The sequence below is a genomic window from Lolium perenne isolate Kyuss_39 chromosome 7, Kyuss_2.0, whole genome shotgun sequence.
AACACGGCCTTGTGCTCCGAGGACCTCCAGCTCGTGCATGATGCCCGTAAGCCGCATCGCGAACTGCTCCACCTTCTCGCCGTCCTTGAACCGGAGGTTCTCGAACTCGGAGCGGCGAGTCTGCGCCCTTGCTTCGCGGACGCGCTCGGACCCCAACCTCAAAGTTTTGAGGGCGTCCCAAGCCTCCTTGGCAGTGTCCTTCACGGCCAGCGAGCGCAACATCTTCGGCGGCACAGCGCCGAGGATGGTGCCCAAAGCCTCACGGTCGTCGTGGTAGTCGCCGACGCCGTGCTCGACCACCTCCCACCGGCCTTGTCCCTGCGGCTTCACTCGCATGACGAGCGCCCAGTCGGAGTAGTTCGTGCGGGTGAGCATGagaggcggcgccgccaccacggAGCTCTGCCGGA
It includes:
- the LOC139833913 gene encoding uncharacterized protein — its product is MLTRTNYSDWALVMRVKPQGQGRWEVVEHGVGDYHDDREALGTILGAVPPKMLRSLAVKDTAKEAWDALKTLRLGSERVREARAQTRRSEFENLRFKDGEKVEQFAMRLTGIMHELERFKQLAYSIQQLLDLKKLTVEELTGRFLAVEEELDLEEEEGGQHGGTHLLLTEEQWMERMKNKKNNNGRDKKKLRCFNCQELGHFAWECPEKKKDNEEKALLGFVEDEPALL